One Malaclemys terrapin pileata isolate rMalTer1 chromosome 21, rMalTer1.hap1, whole genome shotgun sequence DNA window includes the following coding sequences:
- the LOC128827108 gene encoding guanylate-binding protein 1-like isoform X1 produces the protein MGTINQQAMDQLHYVTELTERIKVKAAGRGSRQEGEDSAEFVRFFPAFVWAVRDFTLQLELDGRKITEDEYLENGLKLKPGSSQRAQLFNLPRECIRQFFPARKCFVFIQPAGRRDLARLEELREDELEPEFREQVAQFCRHVWEMSKPKTIPGGHVVTGAMLGNLAVTYVDAIRSGVVPCMENAVLALAQIENSAAVGEAVAVYEEQLGRRVALPTESVQELLELHAQCEREALRAFMARTFKDDDRRFQGELMRRLEEQKQELCWRNEVASSDRCKAALLELSDELDDRIGEGVYSVPGGYQRFLDDRQHMVERYRQVPGKGVKADAVLQEFLQSKEAVAQSILQTDEALTEKEKEMAAERARAEAAEREQQVLKQKEAELQQKLEDQDRSYQENLRQLETKLEDERKKLLEEQGKMMDQKLKEQEALLKEGFREEAGRLENQIRHLQQQNEEIRKPSWIQSALGVLTDVATLMLPGIVGKVARVATNIFRRLF, from the exons ATGGGCACCATCAACCAGCAGGCCATGGACCAGCTGCA CTACGTGACAGAGCTGACGGAGCGCATCAAGGTGAAGGCGGCGGGCAGGGGCAGCCGACAGGAGGGGGAGGATTCGGCCGAGTTTGTGCGGTTCTTCCCGGCCTTCGTGTGGGCCGTGCGGGATTTCACGCTGCAGCTGGAGCTGGACGGGCGGAAGATCACCGAGGACGAGTACCTGGAGAATGGCCTGAAACTAAAGCCAG GCAGCAGCCAGCGAGCCCAGCTCTTCAACCTGCCCCGCGAGTGCATCCGCCAGTTCTTCCCAGCCCGGAAATGCTTCGTCTTCATCCAGCCGGCCGGCAGGAGGGACCTGGCCCGGCTGGAGGAGCTGCGGGAGGACGAGCTGGAGCCTGAGTTCCGGGAGCAGGTGGCCCAGTTCTGCCGCCACGTCTGGGAGATGTCGAAGCCCAAGACCATCCCGGGTGGCCACGTGGTGACCGGGGCCA TGCTGGGGAACCTGGCGGTGACCTACGTGGACGCCATCCGCAGCGGGGTGGTGCCCTGCATGGAGAACGCGGTGCTGGCCCTGGCGCAGATCGAGAACTCGGCGGCGGTGGGGGAGGCCGTGGCTGTCTACGAGGAGCAGCTGGGGCGGCGGGTGGCGCTGCCCACGGAGAGCgtgcaggagctgctggagctgcaTGCCCAGTGCGAGCGGGAGGCGCTGCGGGCGTTCATGGCGCGCACCTTCAAGGATGACGACCGCCGCTTCCAAGGGGAGCTCATG CGCCGCTTGGAGGAGCAGAAGCAGGAGCTCTGCTGGCGCAATGAGGTGGCGTCCTCTGACCGCTGCAAGGCCGCCCTGCTGGAGCTGTCGGACGAGCTGGATGACCGGATCGGTGAGGGGGTCTACTCAGTGCCCGGGGGCTACCAGCGCTTCCTGGACGACCGGCAGCACATGGTGGAGAGATACCGGCAGGTGCCGGGGAAGGGGGTAAAG GCCGACGCGGTGCTGCAGGAGTTCCTCCAGTCCAAGGAGGCTGTGGCCCAGTCCATCCTGCAGACGGACGAGGCCCTGacggagaaggagaaggagatggCAG ccgagcgagcccgggccgagGCGGCCGAGCGGGAGCAGCAGGTCCTGAAGCAGAAGGAGGCTgagttgcagcagaagctggAGGACCAGGACCGCAGCTACCAGGAGAACCTGCGGCAGCTGGAGACGAAGCTGGAGGACGAGCGGAAGaagctgctggaggagcagggcaaGATGATGGATCAGAAACTGAAG GAGCAGGAGGCCCTGCTGAAGGAGGGGTTCCGGGAGGAGGCCGGACGCCTGGAGAACCAGATCcggcacctgcagcagcagaatgAGGAGATCCGGAAGCCGTCGTGGATCCAATCAGCGCTGGGGGTGCTGACCGACGTGGCCACTCTCATGCTACCTGGCATTGTCGGCAAGGTCGCCAGGGTCGCCACCAACATCTTCCGGCGCCTGTTCTGA
- the LOC128827108 gene encoding guanylate-binding protein 1-like isoform X2 — MEIPMPAPICLIENSPEGELRVQQEALQVLAEISQPVVVVAIAGLYRTGKSYLMNKLASKRSGFSLGSTIQSHTKGIWMWCLPHPRRAGHTLVLLDTEGLGDVEKGDAKNDTWIFALAVLLSSTLVYNSMGTINQQAMDQLHYVTELTERIKVKAAGRGSRQEGEDSAEFVRFFPAFVWAVRDFTLQLELDGRKITEDEYLENGLKLKPGSSQRAQLFNLPRECIRQFFPARKCFVFIQPAGRRDLARLEELREDELEPEFREQVAQFCRHVWEMSKPKTIPGGHVVTGAMLGNLAVTYVDAIRSGVVPCMENAVLALAQIENSAAVGEAVAVYEEQLGRRVALPTESVQELLELHAQCEREALRAFMARTFKDDDRRFQGELMRRLEEQKQELCWRNEVASSDRCKAALLELSDELDDRIGEGVYSVPGGYQRFLDDRQHMVERYRQVPGKGVKADAVLQEFLQSKEAVAQSILQTDEALTEKEKEMAAERARAEAAEREQQVLKQKEAELQQKLEDQDRSYQENLRQLETKLEDERKKLLEEQGKMMDQKLKEQEALLKEGFREEAGRLENQIRHLQQQNEEIRKPSWIQSALGVLTDVATLMLPGIVGKVARVATNIFRRLF, encoded by the exons ATGGAGATCCCCATGCCGGCCCCCATCTGCCTGATCGAGAACAGCCCGGAGGGGGAGCtgcgggtgcagcaggaggcgctgcaggtgCTGGCGGAGATCTCCCAgccagtggtggtggtggccaTCGCCGGGCTGTACCGCACTGGCAAGTCCTACCTCATGAACAAACTGGCCAGCAAGAGATCAG ggttCTCGCTGGGCTCCACCATCCAGTCGCACACCAAGGGCATCTGGATGtggtgcctgccccacccccgccgGGCCGGCCACACCCTGGTGCTGCTGGACACCGAGGGGCTGGGCGACGTGGAGAAG GGCGACGCGAAGAACGACACGTGGATCTTCGCGCTGGCCGTGCTTCTCAGCAGCACCCTGGTCTATAACAGCATGGGCACCATCAACCAGCAGGCCATGGACCAGCTGCA CTACGTGACAGAGCTGACGGAGCGCATCAAGGTGAAGGCGGCGGGCAGGGGCAGCCGACAGGAGGGGGAGGATTCGGCCGAGTTTGTGCGGTTCTTCCCGGCCTTCGTGTGGGCCGTGCGGGATTTCACGCTGCAGCTGGAGCTGGACGGGCGGAAGATCACCGAGGACGAGTACCTGGAGAATGGCCTGAAACTAAAGCCAG GCAGCAGCCAGCGAGCCCAGCTCTTCAACCTGCCCCGCGAGTGCATCCGCCAGTTCTTCCCAGCCCGGAAATGCTTCGTCTTCATCCAGCCGGCCGGCAGGAGGGACCTGGCCCGGCTGGAGGAGCTGCGGGAGGACGAGCTGGAGCCTGAGTTCCGGGAGCAGGTGGCCCAGTTCTGCCGCCACGTCTGGGAGATGTCGAAGCCCAAGACCATCCCGGGTGGCCACGTGGTGACCGGGGCCA TGCTGGGGAACCTGGCGGTGACCTACGTGGACGCCATCCGCAGCGGGGTGGTGCCCTGCATGGAGAACGCGGTGCTGGCCCTGGCGCAGATCGAGAACTCGGCGGCGGTGGGGGAGGCCGTGGCTGTCTACGAGGAGCAGCTGGGGCGGCGGGTGGCGCTGCCCACGGAGAGCgtgcaggagctgctggagctgcaTGCCCAGTGCGAGCGGGAGGCGCTGCGGGCGTTCATGGCGCGCACCTTCAAGGATGACGACCGCCGCTTCCAAGGGGAGCTCATG CGCCGCTTGGAGGAGCAGAAGCAGGAGCTCTGCTGGCGCAATGAGGTGGCGTCCTCTGACCGCTGCAAGGCCGCCCTGCTGGAGCTGTCGGACGAGCTGGATGACCGGATCGGTGAGGGGGTCTACTCAGTGCCCGGGGGCTACCAGCGCTTCCTGGACGACCGGCAGCACATGGTGGAGAGATACCGGCAGGTGCCGGGGAAGGGGGTAAAG GCCGACGCGGTGCTGCAGGAGTTCCTCCAGTCCAAGGAGGCTGTGGCCCAGTCCATCCTGCAGACGGACGAGGCCCTGacggagaaggagaaggagatggCAG ccgagcgagcccgggccgagGCGGCCGAGCGGGAGCAGCAGGTCCTGAAGCAGAAGGAGGCTgagttgcagcagaagctggAGGACCAGGACCGCAGCTACCAGGAGAACCTGCGGCAGCTGGAGACGAAGCTGGAGGACGAGCGGAAGaagctgctggaggagcagggcaaGATGATGGATCAGAAACTGAAG GAGCAGGAGGCCCTGCTGAAGGAGGGGTTCCGGGAGGAGGCCGGACGCCTGGAGAACCAGATCcggcacctgcagcagcagaatgAGGAGATCCGGAAGCCGTCGTGGATCCAATCAGCGCTGGGGGTGCTGACCGACGTGGCCACTCTCATGCTACCTGGCATTGTCGGCAAGGTCGCCAGGGTCGCCACCAACATCTTCCGGCGCCTGTTCTGA
- the LOC128827482 gene encoding guanylate-binding protein 1-like encodes MEGPVCLVGNGADGELEVNPAALDILHGLAQPVVVVAIVGLYRTGKSYLMNSLAGKQRGFSLGSTVQSHTKGIWMWCLPHPRRHGHTLVLLDTEGLGDVEKGDTKNDVWIFALAVLLSSTLVYNSKGTIDQYAMEQLHFVSELTEHIKVKAQGGDDTEEDTEFVRFFPSFVWAVRDFTLELRIEEQLVTEDQYLEHALALKKGNNKKVMDYNLPRQCIRNFFPTRKCFVFVQPTSRQEMGHLDSLPTSALDPQFLDQTRRFCDYVFQCSHVKTVKGGIPVNGRRFGSLVQSYVGTIRSGRVPCLDNAVTAMASIENEAALREALAHYAAGMGGMRLPAELAELSAAHGTHEADALRLFMQRSFKDEEQEFQKQLVAGIMERYADILAENEAVSEQTCRALLEELSATMQQKLSAGLYSQPGGYQAYDRDQTQVVENYRAKPNKGVKAEETLEQFLAGKKAEAEAVLKADNLLTEAEKHVAEEKQKAEMLEQQRKAAEEKQLQTEQLMKDQERSHQENVKQLEAKVAEELASARQEAERALESKLREQEAMMQKGFAEKARLMEDEISGLRREISSASKTDFLSNLFGAIGEGLRAIASVSNFLTSRHQRGKGTSNPSKTQRRK; translated from the exons ATGGAGGGACCTGTGTGCCTGGTGGGGAACGGCGCTGATGGGGAGCTGGAGGTGAACCCCGCAGCTCTGGATATCCTGCACGGCTTGGCCCAGCCCGTGGTGGTGGTGGCCATCGTGGGGCTGTACCGCACCGGCAAGTCGTATCTCATGAACTCCTTGGCCGGGAAGCAGAGAG ggtTCTCGCTGGGCTCCACGGTGCAGTCGCACACCAAGGGCATCTGGATGtggtgcctgccccacccccgccgGCACGGCCACACCCTGGTGCTGCTGGACACTGAGGGGCTGGGCGACGTGGAGAAG GGCGACACCAAGAACGACGTGTGGATCTTCGCGCTGGCTGTGCTTCTCAGCAGCACCCTGGTCTACAACAGCAAAGGGACCATCGACCAGTAcgccatggagcagctgca ctTCGTGTCAGAGCTGACGGAGCACATCAAGGTGAAGGCGCAGGGAGGGGACGACACGGAGGAGGACACGGAGTTCGTCCGCTTCTTCCCCAGCTTCGTCTGGGCCGTGCGGGATTTCACGCTGGAGCTGAGGATCGAGGAGCAGCTGGTGACGGAGGATCAGTACCTGGAGCACGCGCTGGCCCTGAAGAAAG GCAACAACAAGAAGGTGATGGACTATAACCTGCCGCGTCAGTGCATCCGCAACTTCTTCCCCACCCGCAAGTGCTTTGTGTTTGTCCAGCCGACATCGCGGCAGGAGATGGGCCATCTGGATTCGCTACCCACCAGTGCCCTGGACCCGCAGTTCCTGGACCAGACCCGCCGGTTCTGTGACTACGTCTTCCAGTGCTCCCACGTCAAGACGGTCAAAGGAGGGATTCCGGTCAATGGGCGAA GGTTCGGCTCCTTAGTGCAGAGCTATGTGGGCACCATCCGCAGCGGGCGGGTGCCCTGCCTGGACAATGCGGTGACTGCCATGGCCTCCATCGAGAACGAGGCGGCCCTCAGGGAGGCACTGGCTCACTACGCGGCCGGGATGGGGGGGATGCGGCTGCCGGCGGAGCTGGCCGAGCTCTCGGCGGCGCACGGGACACACGAGGCGGACGCCCTGCGGCTCTTCATGCAGCGCTCCTTCAAGGACGAGGAGCAGGAGTTCCAGAAGCAGCTGGTG GCCGGGATCATGGAGCGATACGCAGACATCCTCGCAGAAAACGAGGCCGTTTCGGAGCAGACCTGCCGCGCCCTGCTGGAGGAGCTCTCGGCCACCATGCAGCAGAAACTCAGCGCCGGGCTTTACTCCCAGCCCGGCGGGTACCAGGCCTACGACAGGGACCAGACCCAGGTGGTGGAGAATTACCGGGCCAAGCCCAACAAAGGGGTCAAG GCGGAGGAGACTCTTGAGCAGTTCCTGGCCGGTAAGAAGGCCGAGGCGGAGGCCGTGCTGAAGGCCGACAACCTGCTGACGGAGGCGGAGAAGCACGTGGCCG AGGAGAAGCAGAAGGCTGAGATGCTGGAGCAGCAGCGGAAGGCGGCGGAGGAGAAGCAGCTGCAGACGGAGCAGCTGATGAAGGACCAGGAGCGCAGCCACCAGGAGAACGTGAAGCAGCTGGAGGCCAAGGTGGCGGAGGAGCTGGCCAGTGCCCGGCAGGAGGCGGAGCGGGCGCTGGAGAGCAAGCTGAGGGAGCAGGAGGCCATGATGCAGAAGGGCTTCGCGGAGAAAGCCAGGCTGATGGAGGACGAGATCTCGGGCCTCCGGCGGGAGATCAGCTCCGCCAGCAAGACCGACTTTCTGTCAAACCTTTTCGGCGCCattggggaggggctgagagccatcGCCAGCGTGTCCAATTTTCTGACATCCAGGCACCAGCGGGGGAAGGGGACGAGTAACCCGAGTAAAACCCAGAGACGAAAGTAG